In Colletotrichum destructivum chromosome 1, complete sequence, the sequence AcagatggcgtcgagggcgtcgggcGGGAAGCCGGGCACGGTCGTCACCTTGCCGGCGTCGTTCTCGAGCGTCAGGGAGACGGGGATGCTGACGAAGTCGACGTACGAGATGTTGACAAACACCTGGAAGCTGTTGAAGGTAAACTCGCAGAAGCCCCAGTTGAGGTTGTAGTTGGGGTCGGTCGTGTTGGTGGCCGAGGGCTCCACCACGGCCGGGCCCGGGTTCAGGAGGAACTTGAGCGGGCCGTCCCGGGAGAACCAGAtacggccgccggcgatcTGGGGGATCGTCACCTCGCGCGTCGACCCCGGCGCGCCGAGGGGGATGGCGCAGTCCGTCTGCAGTGGCTGGAGGATGtccgagggcgacgtcgggTAATAGCCCGTGATGCcgtcggcctggaggaggaagacggcgttATTCCGGTTGAGGTCCAGGCCGGTTACATGGGCGAAGGCGTTGGAGGAGCCCGTGTTGTTTtggaggacgatgtcgagcgtTGGCCGAGTCATGGCGCCGGTTCTTGGAAGGAATCTTGCAGTTGTGTATTTGGGCCCGTCCGTGACGCTGGTCTACCGACTGCTTCCAAGCAAATGAATATATCCTTTCGTCGCTAGTTTCCAAGGAGATGGCCCGGGCCTTTTATCAAGAACAAGTCCGTCTTAAGTCCCTTGGCCTTTTGACGAGAATAAATAAGGACGGACAACCCATACGAGCGCAACTGACCGGGATGGCCATGTGCAGGTTTTCCCTGGACCCTCCCACCACCAAGTTTTCAAGATGGTGACTCTTACTTGCTGCCAACCACTACGACAACGGAGCATATGAGACGCGCAAGCATTTGGTGCACTGGACTCTCTACCTCCGTCGCAGAATGACGGAATGGACGACATGGTAATGCGGGACCAGTGGCGGCCCCGTCTCTTTTTGCCCGGTTTTTGGGGTTCGAGACTGGGAGGGGTGGGGACAACGGACGACTTTGGCATGGCAGGTCCAGAAAGTCCAAGAGTTGACCTGACGGCAAGTGATGGAGGTGTCTTGCGTTGGTCTTTGGACCGAGTGTAAGAAAGCAGAGCGTCTCTTCTCACGTCTCTCGGATATAGTCAAGTTCGGCGGCGTGTCGGTCGACCCTAGGCGGACTTGCTTTACGGCCATGTCGGAGAGTAAGCCAGTCAGCTAGTTGCGGGCCTTTTCTGTAGTCAAGACAGAAAATCCGGGGTAAAATGGTGTCCCGGCTCACATTACACatcaccccccctccctccttcaTCTGCACAAAAGGCCCAGTAGCCTGGGTTTCGTTGAGATCACACGCCGAGGGTGGATGAGCAGAGCCATGGAGGTGCGCTACGACGCTACAAGTGATTCCGGGGTAGCGATATGCCAGCATATCCCAAGGTGCCGCGACGAGAGGCCAACAGCTTGTCGATCTCTTTGCGGCCATGTGGTCTCTGGTCGATGTAGGAGGGGGCCAGCACGCATGGCTGCATTTCATGGGCTGCTGATGCCCCGCATCCCACGAGGAATTCGGAGAACCGTGGGGCTGAGATATCGACTCTCTTGGGAAGGTTCATACAAGTTGATTGCCAAAGTCTGGTCTCGGATGTAAGAGGCGAATTGGCTTCTTGCTCACGTACTGGCTTGTTGGTCCAGTATGGTCTCGGAACTCGCCTCGCGCCTTGCCGGCTCGAAACCGCCGTGTGTTCTCTAGCTCTCGAAGTCTCTGGTAAACGGTATTGGTACCTTTATGTGGGAAGAGTAAAGATTGTTCGTTGAGAGCCAGTCAGCGATCTCCCGCTCCATCATGGGAGGCGCTCTCAACTCAGaaggggggacgggggaTCCGTTAGCACGTCACGCTGTCTGGTGACACAACCTCAGCCCAGTCCCGGCTGGCGAATGCAAGTGAGAAGAAAATTGTTGGCCATTATTCATATGAAGTCGTGAAAGTAGCAAAATGCATGATCGCGGAACAAATGAAACCCAAAATCACGCGGTGGCGGCTTGCCAACCTCCCAACTCCGTTCACTGTACAGTCTCTCTCCTTTGTATCATGATTGTCTCCCAGAGACGTTTCCCCGCTTAGATGGTATAATCCAAACGAGGAAATAATCAGGCGTAATGAAACAAGTCGTTGGGGAAATAGCAAACAAATGTCAAATTGTCCAGACACCCAGGGACAGTAAAAACAACCACAAGACAAAAGCCAAAGCCCATGGCGGCGTGTTCACTGTCCCAGCGATGCTTCTATCGGCAGCCGGCATCCCTGAAACTGTTTGATTGATTGTCATATTGGCCTGcgtgctgaagaagaaggcgggTTCATCAGGGATGGCACACACGGCGCCCGGTGCCACGGGATCGACGCACCGGCCCTCGTGGTCGGCCCTGCGCGCATCAAGTGACGAGTTGAAATAGGCCTTGACGGAGGCCACCGTCAGAATGGCGTCCCTCTTGGGCGGGCCCCCCGACCACAGTGGGTTGCCGTTACTCCAGTGCTGGAGGATCAGGTGGCCGCCCTCGGTGGGTACGGCGCTGCCGTTTATAGCACCCAAGACCTTACCATCGGCGTAGAATGTCACTTTGCCGGGTAGGTAGTCTATGCGATACTCGTGGAAGTCCTTCGTCGGGTTGAAGCCTAGGTTGACCTTGAGAAAGTTGCCCGTGCCGGAGGCGTCATAGCCCCTCTCGAGCGAGGCACGCGAGTGCAAGACGAGGTTTATCGGGAAGCTGCTGTTGGACGAGCTGAACTCTTTCGTGAGGAACTCAATGTCGATTTCCTGCGTGTCGTTGTGGTACTGTTTCCAATGTCAGCAGTTTGGTTCTTACGAGTCTGTCTGTGTGCGCGCGTGTAAGCGACCGGGCGGCATCTTACCCAGAAAAAGGCGGCACACGTCCCAGCAACATCCGGCaccttcatcatcgcccggAACGAACCGTGGTGTACATCATGTCGTGCGGAGTCGATCTCGGCGGTCGACACCAGGCCGTCCACCGTGGAACTCTCGACCAGCAGCTGCAATCCCGCGTCTGCCTGTGTCGAGCTGAGTCCGTACGAGCTCGACCCTTCGTGGACGGCAGCAATGTTGGTTGGCTGGAACTTCTCGCCCAGGGGCCCCCTCGCGTTGGTGCTGGTCTTGTTGAACTCTTGGCGGACCCAGTCCGTGTTGTTCTTGATATCCTTGACCTTTGTGAAGTCGGTCTCAATCAGGTCTGTGAAGacctcgacggtgccggtgACATTGGCGGAATATCCGCACTCACAGGCTGCGCGAGTGTGATCTGGGAGTAGAGAGAGGGCTAGGAGGCATGTTGTCGCAAGATTCCTCATCATAaagcgcgcgcgcgcgtgtgtgtgtatgtgtgttgTAGATGTATGGTGGATATATGAAGGGCTGTAGCTGTGTGTGTATATATGCGATGGGCGTGTACAGCGTCGCGTAAGGCAGGAAGTGGGCGTTTATGCAATAGTGCAAGGTCGCGTATGTTTGTATTACTGCCAGAGTAGTACAACCGTCCCAAGATTTGACAGAAGAAGTGAAGAAGTTAATAATAAAAAACCCCGAGTCCAAGCACGCGTGCCGCCAGTCCAGGCGTGCAGGTGAGGAAATGGGATGACAGGATGTGGAGATAGACAAAGCTGGCGCTCAGACACGACGAGAACAATCACAAGGACTGAAGGGCGAATACGCAAAAAAGATGAAAGCCGTAAGTAACAGTACCGAATTGACCAACAGCGACAAATAAAACGAAGGATGAGAGGGCGGGATCGCGGGATGACTATGTAGTGAGCTCGAGTCACACCCGGTCGAAGAGGGGGATGGAAGGTAACGCTGTGCTACACACAGGTGCCTGTGGCTGGAGTGCCCAACTACATAAAATCCTCcttcgcccccccccccccccatgaATAGAACCATCGCATTTGGCGCCTCTCGGAAGCCTGGCCCACGGGCGGACTCGAAGGTGATGGAGGGATcaaaggaagaaggggggaaagccTACAGTCGTTAGACAAAGACTCCCTCCTCAACGTTTAACGTTTCACATAATGAAAACCTACTAGCTGTCGTCCCCGCAAAGAGGAAACGTGAATGATGACATTCAACTATCGAGCGGTTTCTGTACATCCCCGCGTAACGAACTTCTGCCGTGTACAGGCTTGAAGGTGGCTTTCCCCGTCGTTTCCATACGATGCCAAAAGCCACCATGAAACACACTCGCCTCGGGACAAAGAACAATAACGGGCGAAATGGACGAGCGAGTCTCCATTCGCGCTGCCGGTGCAATCGAGCTGAGTTTGTTTGGATGCGGTGGACAGTCACAGGTCGTGTCACGTCGAATCGTGTTGTGGTTGGTGTTGTTCTCCTTGCAGGAACTCACGAGATATGACCACACGACGAGGAACGCCAAAGGACATGGGGTTCGAGCCCAAAGTTTGAATTCAAAGGTTGGGGCGATCCCGGTCTCTCTGCCGCTGTTCCTCTTGGACTGGCGAGTAAATGAGAaagtagaagaagacgaggagggggaggagaaggcggcggcggaagagagCCCTGGAGAAGGGGCCAAAGCCGCCATGTTGCCAGTTGGGCAAGCCGCCTGGGGCTCTCTGTCCGCTTCAAAGATGGAAACAATGAAAAAGAGCTCCCGCCAGTCGCTCGTTCTAGCCTTGGACGGAACGGCTTCGTCTCACCACAGGAACGCCCCCCCGTTGGATGTTCTGATCCTCGAGGCATCCACCCACATAGGGTCAAAGTGTGGCTCAGGTCATCGAGCTTGTTGCTTGTACGAGCACCTTGCCTTCACCCGAATTTGCCTTGCCTGACCTGACCTGACCTGACCTGACAGGCGCACCGTCGATTATCCAACCGACGCCGCATCCCGATCCTGTGTGAGCCATCGTCAGTCGAAGGGCAAACGCAGGTTTTGGAGCCGCTAGAGATCCTTCCATCAGGGCGATATTCCGTCTGGCAAAGCCGTTCGTCTAGCATGAAACGCACGGCTGCGTTGGCTGTTCATGATACGCTCGCTCGTCTACTAACCCCCAGCGCACCCCCTAGTGTCAGCGCCATCCTTTCCGACTTCTTACCTCATCCTTTCTTTGTCATCCTGATGACCTTTGGCTCTTTGTCACTCCTCCGCTATTCTGGCTCGAAACTTTGTCCAACGACACGGGTCTTCCCACGTGCGAATGATGTTGCGTCGAGTTCAAGAAACAGACGTTTGGCTCGAGTTGGCTTGTGAATCGGAGGCCGGCCAGGTCAGGCCACGCGCCGCTGATGATTGAAGGGGCAAGGACGGCAAAGGTCATGCACGCACGGTGCGAATGAGGAGAAGTGATTTCAATGCTGCCCAACTCCTAGGAAACTTTCTAATATACAACGCATTTGCTCGGAAAACCCATCTTCCACGCTCCCTTTTCGTCCGATGATGACAGGACTCGGGGAATGCCTTGACTTGGAGGATTGCCCTCTCGGTCAGCCTCTGCGG encodes:
- a CDS encoding Putative glycoside hydrolase family 16, concanavalin A-like lectin/glucanase domain superfamily, which produces MRNLATTCLLALSLLPDHTRAACECGYSANVTGTVEVFTDLIETDFTKVKDIKNNTDWVRQEFNKTSTNARGPLGEKFQPTNIAAVHEGSSSYGLSSTQADAGLQLLVESSTVDGLVSTAEIDSARHDVHHGSFRAMMKVPDVAGTCAAFFWYHNDTQEIDIEFLTKEFSSSNSSFPINLVLHSRASLERGYDASGTGNFLKVNLGFNPTKDFHEYRIDYLPGKVTFYADGKVLGAINGSAVPTEGGHLILQHWSNGNPLWSGGPPKRDAILTVASVKAYFNSSLDARRADHEGRCVDPVAPGAVCAIPDEPAFFFSTQANMTINQTVSGMPAADRSIAGTVNTPPWALAFVLWLFLLSLGVWTI